One window of Brachybacterium ginsengisoli genomic DNA carries:
- the thiL gene encoding thiamine-phosphate kinase, translating to MAGENPGSGTSHGADGVGESALLARMLPHLRTGPSVEVGPGDDAAVVRLPSPRLVVTTDTLVEGHDFLLHATSPRWIGHKAAVQNLADVAAMGARPVALVVAVSAPASTPAAVFEELTASLAARAEDDGAHVVGGDLGRAEQLILTVTAMGALPEDQAPVVRSGARPGDVLALGSPHLGRSAAGLALVLAGRVRTRETRVVLEGITDPDAADLVRWHDAPEPDLSLGWTVGRTAHAMMDLSDGLIRDGGRLAAASDATLDLEGGALRGDVDALASLADELGEDPWQWVLHGGEEHAMLAAFAPGEVPHGFRPIGRVLPPTAAGPGVLLDGNPVAGEGFDHFG from the coding sequence ATGGCAGGCGAGAACCCCGGCAGCGGCACCTCCCACGGCGCGGACGGCGTCGGGGAGTCGGCGCTGCTGGCCCGGATGCTCCCTCATCTGCGCACCGGGCCGTCCGTCGAGGTGGGGCCGGGGGACGACGCCGCAGTGGTGCGACTGCCGTCTCCGCGCCTGGTGGTCACCACGGACACTCTCGTCGAGGGCCACGACTTCCTGCTCCACGCCACCTCGCCCCGCTGGATCGGTCACAAGGCCGCGGTCCAGAACCTCGCCGACGTCGCCGCGATGGGTGCACGGCCCGTCGCCCTCGTGGTCGCCGTCTCGGCGCCCGCGAGCACGCCCGCCGCGGTCTTCGAGGAGCTGACCGCCTCCCTCGCCGCCCGCGCCGAGGACGACGGCGCCCACGTCGTCGGCGGGGACCTGGGCCGCGCCGAGCAGCTCATCCTCACCGTCACCGCGATGGGCGCGCTGCCGGAGGACCAGGCTCCCGTGGTCCGCAGCGGCGCCCGGCCCGGCGACGTGCTGGCCCTCGGCAGCCCGCACCTGGGTCGCTCGGCGGCAGGGCTCGCCCTCGTGCTCGCCGGTCGGGTGAGGACCCGGGAGACCCGCGTGGTGCTCGAGGGGATCACCGATCCGGACGCCGCCGATCTGGTGCGCTGGCACGATGCCCCGGAGCCGGACCTCTCGCTCGGTTGGACCGTCGGCCGCACCGCGCACGCCATGATGGATCTCTCCGACGGGCTGATCCGGGACGGCGGGCGTCTGGCCGCCGCCTCCGACGCGACCCTCGACCTCGAGGGCGGGGCCCTGCGCGGCGACGTCGACGCCCTGGCGTCCCTCGCCGACGAGCTCGGCGAGGACCCCTGGCAATGGGTCCTCCACGGCGGGGAGGAGCATGCGATGCTCGCGGCCTTCGCCCCGGGTGAGGTGCCCCACGGGTTCCGCCCGATCGGTCGGGTGCTGCCGCCGACGGCGGCCGGGCCGGGCGTCCTCCTCGACGGGAACCCCGTCGCCGGGGAGGGCTTCGACCACTTCGGCTGA
- a CDS encoding lysophospholipid acyltransferase family protein, translating to MTSLLRSWDVGSARSPQRRAGAVIGLAQLPLRPLLTLLSRPRWSGTEHLQGPGPMIACGNHLSAHDAFGYGHLLQASGVAPRFLAKEAMFRIPVLGTLLRGARQIPVRRGTPRGGDALSDARAALERGELLMIFPEGTYTRDPGLWPMRGQLGAARLALETGAPLLPIATWGGRALWPVGSPFPRPRPGRHVQMLVGEPYTVTAREGETTQQAALRVTEDLMARIAALLSQLRGQEPPEVLHDGRSDQHRPEIGRPQRGYRAYRQVS from the coding sequence ATGACGTCACTGCTGCGCAGCTGGGACGTGGGCTCCGCCCGCTCCCCGCAGCGGCGGGCCGGGGCCGTGATCGGTCTCGCCCAGCTGCCGCTGCGCCCGCTCCTGACCCTGCTCTCCCGCCCTCGCTGGAGCGGCACCGAGCATCTCCAGGGCCCCGGGCCGATGATCGCCTGCGGCAACCACCTCAGCGCCCATGACGCCTTCGGCTACGGGCACCTCCTGCAGGCCTCGGGGGTCGCCCCGCGGTTCCTGGCGAAGGAGGCGATGTTCCGCATCCCGGTGCTCGGGACCCTCCTGCGCGGAGCCCGGCAGATCCCCGTGCGTCGCGGCACGCCCCGCGGCGGCGACGCCCTGAGCGATGCCCGGGCGGCGCTCGAGCGCGGCGAGCTGCTCATGATCTTCCCGGAGGGCACCTACACCCGGGATCCCGGGCTGTGGCCCATGCGCGGCCAGCTCGGCGCCGCTCGTCTCGCCCTGGAGACCGGCGCCCCGCTGCTGCCGATCGCGACCTGGGGCGGCCGCGCCCTGTGGCCCGTCGGCTCGCCGTTCCCGCGCCCCCGTCCCGGGCGTCACGTGCAGATGCTGGTGGGGGAGCCGTACACCGTCACGGCGCGGGAGGGCGAGACCACCCAGCAGGCCGCGCTGCGCGTCACGGAGGACCTCATGGCCCGCATCGCCGCACTGCTCTCCCAGCTGAGGGGGCAGGAGCCCCCCGAGGTGCTCCACGACGGCCGGAGCGACCAGCACCGCCCCGAGATCGGCAGGCCGCAGCGCGGCTACCGGGCGTACAGGCAGGTCTCGTGA
- a CDS encoding DUF3515 family protein, which produces MLRSRLLALPAAGLMVVGLVSCGTVQVPPGPDAADPTCADIILSAPPEVLGMERTETSSQGTAAWGDGEDTVVMRCGVTPPGPTTDLCTTLTDGSGVEVDWIVRELDDDVFLYTTYGREPAIDVTVPRSAAPDQPSGAALDLGQVVTRNLEATDRCVGPGDAP; this is translated from the coding sequence GTGCTCCGCTCCCGTCTGCTCGCCCTTCCCGCCGCCGGTCTGATGGTGGTGGGACTCGTCTCCTGCGGCACCGTCCAGGTGCCCCCGGGGCCCGACGCCGCCGATCCCACCTGCGCCGACATCATCCTCAGCGCGCCGCCCGAGGTGCTGGGCATGGAGCGGACGGAGACCTCGAGCCAGGGCACTGCGGCCTGGGGCGACGGGGAGGACACGGTCGTGATGCGCTGCGGCGTCACGCCGCCCGGCCCCACCACCGACCTGTGCACCACCCTCACCGACGGCAGCGGGGTGGAGGTCGACTGGATCGTGCGCGAGCTCGACGACGACGTGTTCCTCTACACCACCTACGGCCGCGAGCCCGCGATCGACGTGACGGTGCCGCGCTCGGCCGCGCCCGACCAGCCCTCCGGGGCGGCGCTGGATCTCGGCCAGGTGGTCACCCGGAACCTCGAGGCCACCGACCGCTGCGTGGGCCCGGGCGACGCCCCGTAG
- a CDS encoding NAD(P)H-dependent glycerol-3-phosphate dehydrogenase — protein sequence MSTRPRLSVLGAGSWGTTFAGVLADGGADVTLWARREEVAREIREQHSNRGYLPDHRLPDAVHGTSHLEEALEGADGVVLAIPAQSLRATLEQWPALPDVPLLSLIKGIERGTDARISEIITAAGRADPGLVGVLSGPNLSAEIAERRPCASVVAAPTQEIADVLASWCEAPYLRAYTSTDVTGVEIAGAVKNVVAIAVGAATGLGHGHNTTASLITRGLAEITRLGVALGGRRETFSGLAGMGDLVATCASPLSRNHRLGLALGRGLDVEAAAAEVGQTAEGVATARAVADLSAGLDVDMPITRAVVAVVDEGARIDEVTTALLSRSIRPE from the coding sequence GTGAGCACCCGCCCGCGCCTGAGCGTCCTCGGCGCCGGCAGCTGGGGGACCACCTTCGCCGGGGTCCTCGCCGACGGCGGCGCCGACGTCACCCTCTGGGCCCGCCGTGAGGAGGTCGCGCGGGAGATCCGCGAGCAGCACAGCAACCGCGGCTACCTGCCGGACCATCGGCTGCCCGATGCCGTCCACGGCACCTCGCACCTCGAGGAGGCGCTCGAGGGCGCAGACGGCGTGGTCCTCGCGATCCCCGCCCAGTCGCTCCGCGCCACGCTCGAGCAGTGGCCCGCGCTGCCCGACGTCCCGCTGCTGTCGCTGATCAAGGGGATCGAGCGCGGCACGGATGCCCGGATCAGCGAGATCATCACCGCCGCCGGGCGCGCCGACCCGGGACTCGTCGGCGTGCTCTCGGGACCGAACCTCTCCGCCGAGATCGCCGAGCGGCGACCCTGCGCGAGCGTGGTCGCCGCGCCCACACAGGAGATCGCGGACGTCCTGGCGAGCTGGTGCGAGGCGCCCTACCTGCGTGCGTACACCTCCACCGACGTGACCGGCGTGGAGATCGCCGGCGCCGTGAAGAACGTGGTCGCGATCGCGGTGGGCGCGGCGACCGGGCTCGGACACGGGCACAACACCACGGCCTCGCTCATCACCCGCGGCCTCGCGGAGATCACCCGGCTCGGGGTGGCGCTGGGCGGGCGCCGGGAGACCTTCTCGGGCCTCGCCGGGATGGGCGACCTCGTCGCCACCTGCGCCTCGCCCCTCAGCCGCAACCATCGGCTGGGCCTGGCCCTCGGCCGCGGTCTGGACGTGGAGGCCGCGGCCGCCGAGGTGGGGCAGACCGCAGAGGGCGTCGCCACCGCCCGCGCCGTCGCCGATCTCTCCGCCGGGCTCGACGTGGACATGCCGATCACCCGCGCCGTCGTGGCCGTGGTCGACGAGGGTGCGCGAATCGACGAGGTCACCACGGCCCTGCTGTCGCGCTCCATCCGTCCGGAGTGA
- a CDS encoding DUF2867 domain-containing protein produces MTSEDSPLDPVVGSPPGASGSLALRDIPIPDYCDVVIVPTAGVDESDPRVWAEAIFSHENTPLSSRGLRALRDEAVRLFDMVPPPEKEFVTDEVVGSEALIIDDDEKLTVRIGVALLPGGDLLQITTAVKYRSIRGRLAFAPRRLMHAAAVNTLARRAPTTLRRRALAGDPRAASLTGQVSRKALGRGPSARR; encoded by the coding sequence ATGACGAGCGAGGACTCCCCGCTGGACCCCGTGGTGGGCTCGCCGCCCGGTGCCTCCGGGTCGCTGGCGCTGCGGGACATCCCGATCCCCGACTACTGCGATGTGGTGATCGTCCCCACCGCCGGGGTCGACGAGTCCGATCCGCGGGTCTGGGCCGAGGCGATCTTCTCCCACGAGAACACGCCGCTGTCCTCCCGCGGTCTGCGGGCGCTGCGCGACGAGGCGGTCCGGCTCTTCGACATGGTGCCGCCGCCGGAGAAGGAGTTCGTCACCGATGAGGTGGTCGGCTCCGAGGCGCTCATCATCGACGACGACGAGAAGCTGACCGTGCGCATCGGTGTGGCGCTCCTCCCGGGCGGGGACCTGCTGCAGATCACCACCGCGGTGAAGTACCGCTCGATCCGGGGCCGGCTCGCCTTCGCGCCGCGACGGCTCATGCACGCCGCCGCCGTCAACACGCTCGCACGGCGCGCACCGACCACGCTGCGCCGCCGCGCCCTGGCGGGCGATCCGCGCGCGGCGTCCCTGACGGGGCAGGTCTCGCGCAAGGCGCTCGGCCGGGGACCCTCGGCGCGCCGATGA
- a CDS encoding IclR family transcriptional regulator, with protein MDKTSEENGSGVGVLDKAAIVLGALEAGPATLAQLVQSTGLARPTAHRLAVALEFHHLVARDMQGRFILGPRLGELAAAAGEDRLLASAGPVLAALRDHTGESAQLYRRQGDHRICVAAAERPIGLRDSVPLGAALTMRAGSAAQILLAWEEPDRLHRGLLGARFTATQLSAVRRRGWAQSIGEREPGVGSVSAPVRGPNGRVVAALSISGPIERITRQPGRLHAASVMSSANHLTELLRRAGS; from the coding sequence ATGGACAAGACCTCGGAGGAGAACGGCAGCGGCGTCGGCGTGCTGGACAAGGCGGCGATCGTGCTCGGTGCACTGGAAGCCGGACCGGCGACGCTGGCCCAGCTCGTGCAGTCGACCGGCCTGGCCCGCCCCACGGCCCACCGCCTCGCGGTGGCGCTGGAATTCCACCACCTCGTCGCCCGGGACATGCAGGGCCGATTCATCCTCGGCCCGCGCCTCGGCGAGCTCGCCGCCGCCGCCGGCGAGGACCGGCTGCTGGCCTCCGCGGGCCCGGTGCTCGCCGCTCTGCGGGACCACACCGGCGAGTCCGCCCAGCTCTACCGCCGCCAGGGCGACCACCGCATCTGCGTGGCCGCCGCGGAGCGGCCCATCGGCCTGCGCGACTCCGTCCCGCTGGGCGCGGCGCTGACCATGCGCGCCGGCTCCGCGGCACAGATCCTGCTGGCCTGGGAGGAGCCGGACCGGCTGCACCGCGGCCTGCTCGGAGCTCGCTTCACCGCCACGCAGCTCTCGGCCGTGCGGCGACGCGGCTGGGCGCAGTCGATCGGTGAGCGCGAGCCCGGCGTCGGCTCGGTCTCCGCGCCGGTGCGTGGGCCGAACGGACGCGTGGTCGCCGCCCTGAGCATCTCCGGGCCGATCGAGCGGATCACCCGCCAGCCCGGCAGGCTGCACGCCGCGTCGGTGATGAGCTCGGCGAACCACCTCACCGAGCTGCTCCGCCGCGCCGGGTCCTGA
- a CDS encoding D-alanine--D-alanine ligase family protein, translated as MRTTVALLFGGRSGEHGISCVTAGGILAAIDRERYEVIAVGITREGRWTRVSADPGDWTMVDGRTPEVDPSGDEVLLPGARHLPGEPITLRTVTGGVVQDLAEIDVVWPLLHGTYGEDGTVQGVLELLDIPYVGSGVLASASAMDKAATKLVLGAAGIDCAPGIVVHEDRWAADAHRVATHLRNTYPLPWFVKPARAGSSLGVSRVTDPAQLEAAMKDAFAEDPKVLVEAGVEAREVECGVLQGGEGQDLSTTLPGEVKVGADLEFYDYEAKYFGKGTVSIDVPAALPDAVLEEAREVACRAFRALGLEGLARVDMFVTADHRVLVNEVNTMPGFTPYSMFPVLWENMGLSYADLIAELIDRARSRRLGVR; from the coding sequence ATGAGAACCACCGTCGCCCTCCTGTTCGGCGGCCGCAGCGGCGAGCACGGCATCTCGTGCGTCACCGCCGGCGGCATCCTGGCCGCGATCGATCGCGAGCGCTACGAGGTGATCGCCGTCGGCATCACCCGCGAGGGCCGCTGGACCCGAGTCTCGGCCGACCCCGGCGACTGGACCATGGTCGACGGCCGCACCCCCGAGGTCGACCCCTCCGGCGACGAGGTCCTGCTGCCCGGCGCGCGCCACCTCCCCGGCGAGCCGATCACCCTGCGCACCGTCACGGGCGGCGTCGTCCAGGACCTCGCCGAGATCGACGTGGTCTGGCCCCTGCTGCACGGGACCTACGGCGAGGACGGCACCGTCCAGGGCGTGCTCGAGTTGCTCGACATCCCCTACGTGGGCAGCGGCGTGCTCGCCTCGGCCTCGGCGATGGACAAGGCCGCCACGAAGCTCGTGCTGGGAGCCGCCGGCATCGACTGCGCCCCCGGCATCGTCGTGCACGAGGACCGCTGGGCCGCGGACGCCCACCGCGTCGCCACGCACCTGCGCAACACCTACCCGCTGCCCTGGTTCGTCAAGCCCGCCCGGGCCGGATCGAGCCTCGGGGTCTCCCGGGTGACCGATCCCGCCCAGCTCGAGGCCGCGATGAAGGACGCCTTCGCGGAGGACCCGAAGGTCCTCGTCGAGGCCGGTGTCGAGGCTCGCGAGGTCGAGTGCGGCGTGCTGCAGGGCGGGGAGGGCCAGGACCTCAGCACCACCCTGCCGGGCGAGGTGAAGGTCGGCGCCGATCTCGAGTTCTACGACTACGAGGCGAAGTACTTCGGCAAGGGCACCGTGAGCATCGACGTCCCCGCCGCCCTGCCGGACGCCGTGCTGGAGGAGGCCCGCGAGGTCGCCTGCCGCGCCTTCCGGGCGCTCGGGCTGGAGGGCCTCGCCCGGGTGGACATGTTCGTCACCGCGGATCACCGCGTGCTGGTCAACGAGGTCAACACGATGCCGGGCTTCACCCCGTACTCGATGTTCCCGGTGCTCTGGGAGAACATGGGCCTCAGCTACGCGGACCTCATCGCCGAGCTGATCGACCGGGCGCGCTCGCGCCGTCTCGGCGTGCGCTGA
- a CDS encoding universal stress protein, with amino-acid sequence MEHNTGPRITVGVFDADESDQAVRWAAVHAAAVGGSLHLVHAFVWTELDVNIDPISGMAGSGFRGAANSLIQGAVALVRETGVEVPVTSEIVDGNAVPVLVEASEESDLLVLGGRGLGRLMTLIVGSKSLALAARAHCPVVVVRGRIDGTGPIGLVHHEVATEVVARAADLAEAYGRDIHLVVRPETTPEEAQEILAGTAQRIAMTHPSVFVKDVTIAVSGSPRELIRASEGASLMMVAGERSPGAGGKVHAPRQLVNVLRFANTPVWIERD; translated from the coding sequence ATGGAGCACAACACGGGTCCCCGCATCACGGTCGGTGTGTTCGACGCCGACGAGTCCGATCAGGCGGTCCGCTGGGCCGCGGTCCATGCCGCCGCCGTCGGCGGCAGCCTCCATCTCGTCCATGCCTTCGTGTGGACCGAGCTGGACGTCAACATCGATCCCATCTCGGGGATGGCCGGCTCGGGATTCCGCGGCGCCGCCAACTCGCTGATCCAGGGCGCCGTCGCCCTGGTGCGCGAGACCGGGGTCGAGGTCCCGGTGACCTCGGAGATCGTCGACGGCAACGCCGTCCCGGTGCTGGTCGAGGCGAGCGAGGAGTCCGACCTCCTGGTCCTCGGAGGGCGCGGCCTGGGGCGCCTGATGACGCTGATCGTCGGCTCGAAGAGCCTGGCGCTCGCTGCCCGGGCCCACTGTCCGGTGGTCGTGGTGCGCGGGCGGATCGACGGCACCGGGCCCATCGGGCTGGTGCATCACGAGGTCGCCACCGAGGTGGTCGCCCGCGCTGCGGATCTCGCCGAGGCCTACGGGCGCGACATCCATCTGGTGGTGCGGCCGGAGACCACTCCTGAGGAGGCGCAGGAGATCCTGGCCGGCACCGCGCAGAGGATCGCCATGACCCATCCCTCGGTCTTCGTGAAGGACGTCACGATCGCCGTCTCGGGCTCGCCCCGGGAGCTGATCCGGGCGAGCGAGGGCGCGAGCCTGATGATGGTCGCGGGGGAGCGGTCGCCCGGGGCGGGTGGGAAGGTCCACGCGCCGCGGCAGCTCGTGAACGTGCTGCGCTTCGCGAACACCCCGGTCTGGATCGAACGGGACTGA
- the leuD gene encoding 3-isopropylmalate dehydratase small subunit, which translates to MDAFTTHTGIGVPLRRSNVDTDQIIPAVYLKRVTKTGFDDGLFNAWRTNDPEFVLNKPAYAKGSVLVAGPDFGTGSSREHAVWALRDYGFKAVLSTRFAEIFRGNSGKQGLVAGILSQDDIEQLWKILEENPGAEVTVDLENRQVHSGEATFRFEIDDYTRWRLMEGLDDIGLTLRHEEDITAFEATRPSWMPKTLPARTEDSA; encoded by the coding sequence ATGGATGCCTTCACCACCCACACCGGCATCGGCGTGCCGCTGCGCCGCAGCAACGTCGACACCGACCAGATCATCCCCGCCGTCTACCTCAAGCGGGTCACCAAGACCGGCTTCGACGACGGCCTCTTCAACGCCTGGCGCACCAATGACCCCGAGTTCGTGCTGAACAAGCCCGCCTATGCGAAGGGCTCCGTGCTCGTCGCCGGCCCGGACTTCGGCACCGGCTCCTCGCGCGAACACGCCGTCTGGGCGCTGCGGGACTACGGCTTCAAGGCCGTGCTCTCGACCCGCTTCGCCGAGATCTTCCGCGGCAACTCCGGCAAGCAGGGCCTGGTGGCCGGCATCCTCTCGCAGGACGACATCGAGCAGCTGTGGAAGATCCTCGAGGAGAACCCCGGCGCCGAGGTGACGGTGGACCTCGAGAACCGTCAGGTGCACAGCGGCGAGGCGACGTTCCGCTTCGAGATCGACGACTACACCCGCTGGCGCCTCATGGAGGGCCTGGACGACATCGGCCTGACCCTGCGCCACGAGGAGGACATCACGGCCTTCGAGGCGACCCGTCCCTCCTGGATGCCGAAGACCCTCCCGGCGCGCACCGAGGACTCCGCCTGA
- the leuC gene encoding 3-isopropylmalate dehydratase large subunit, whose protein sequence is MAGTLAEKVWADHVVRRGENGEPDLLYIDLQLLHEVTSPQAFDGLRQEGREPRRLDQQLATEDHNTPTIDIDKPIADITSRTQIDTLRRNAEEFGVRIHSLGDKDQGIVHVVGPQLGLTMPGITVVCGDSHTSTHGAFGALAFGIGTSEVEHVLATQTLPLTPFKTMAITVTGSLKPGVTAKDIILAVIAKIGTGGGAGYVLEFRGEAIRSLSMEGRMTVCNMSIEAGARAGMIAPDETTFEYVQGRPHAPQDEDWDKAVEYWRTLRTEDDATFDAEVVIDADALEPFVTWGTNPGQGLPLSAEVPAPEDFVDESDRFAAERALEYMDLVPGTPLKDIKVDTVFMGSCTNGRIEDLRAFASVLEGRTKHPDVRVLVVPGSARVRVQAQQEGLDEVFLAFGAEWREAGCSMCLGMNPDQLAPGERAASTSNRNFEGRQGKGGRTHLVSPVVAAATAVRGTLSSPSDLGADSAPSDLQPVA, encoded by the coding sequence ATGGCGGGGACTCTCGCGGAGAAGGTGTGGGCGGATCACGTGGTCCGGCGCGGAGAGAACGGCGAGCCGGACCTCCTCTACATCGACCTCCAGCTGCTCCACGAGGTCACGAGCCCGCAGGCGTTCGACGGGCTCCGCCAGGAGGGCCGCGAGCCGCGCCGCCTGGATCAGCAGCTCGCGACCGAGGACCACAACACCCCCACGATCGACATCGACAAGCCGATCGCGGACATCACCTCGCGCACCCAGATCGACACCCTGCGCCGCAACGCCGAGGAGTTCGGCGTGCGCATCCACTCCCTCGGCGACAAGGACCAGGGCATCGTCCACGTGGTGGGCCCGCAGCTGGGTCTGACCATGCCGGGCATCACCGTGGTCTGCGGCGACTCCCACACCTCCACCCATGGCGCCTTCGGGGCCCTCGCCTTCGGCATCGGCACCAGCGAGGTCGAGCACGTGCTGGCCACGCAGACCCTGCCGCTCACGCCCTTCAAGACCATGGCGATCACGGTCACCGGCTCGCTGAAGCCGGGCGTGACCGCGAAGGACATCATCCTCGCGGTGATCGCGAAGATCGGCACCGGCGGCGGCGCGGGCTACGTGCTCGAGTTCCGCGGCGAGGCGATCCGTTCGCTCTCCATGGAGGGCCGCATGACGGTCTGCAACATGTCGATCGAGGCCGGTGCCCGCGCCGGCATGATCGCGCCGGACGAGACCACCTTCGAGTATGTCCAGGGCCGTCCCCACGCCCCGCAGGACGAGGACTGGGACAAGGCCGTCGAGTACTGGCGCACCCTGCGCACCGAGGACGACGCCACCTTCGACGCCGAGGTCGTCATCGACGCCGATGCGCTCGAGCCCTTCGTCACCTGGGGCACCAACCCCGGCCAGGGCCTACCGCTCTCGGCCGAGGTCCCCGCCCCCGAGGACTTCGTCGACGAGTCCGACCGCTTCGCCGCCGAGCGCGCGCTGGAGTACATGGACCTGGTCCCCGGCACCCCGCTGAAGGACATCAAGGTCGACACCGTCTTCATGGGCTCGTGCACCAACGGCCGCATCGAGGACCTCCGCGCCTTCGCCTCCGTGCTCGAGGGCCGCACCAAGCATCCCGATGTGCGCGTGCTGGTCGTCCCGGGCTCGGCCCGGGTGCGGGTCCAGGCGCAGCAGGAGGGCCTGGACGAGGTGTTCCTCGCCTTCGGCGCCGAGTGGCGCGAGGCCGGCTGCTCGATGTGCCTGGGCATGAACCCGGACCAGCTGGCTCCGGGGGAGCGCGCCGCCTCGACCTCCAACCGCAACTTCGAGGGCCGGCAGGGCAAGGGCGGACGCACCCACCTGGTCTCGCCCGTCGTGGCCGCCGCCACCGCCGTGCGCGGCACCCTGTCCTCCCCGTCGGACCTCGGTGCGGACTCCGCCCCCTCCGACCTCCAGCCCGTCGCCTGA
- the murA gene encoding UDP-N-acetylglucosamine 1-carboxyvinyltransferase, translating into MNSTFHVRGGRPLDGEITVRGAKNLVSKAMVAALLGESASVLRSVPDISDVRIVSNLLSIHGVKVEHDVAGGTLMLDPSNVERAHVADIDAHAGSSRIPILFCGPLLHRLGEAIIPDLGGCRIGDRPINYHLDVLRSFGAVVDKREMGIYITAPNGLRGTKIHLEYPSVGATEQVLLTAVRAQGITELTNAAVEPEIEDLIAVLQKMGAIISLQTDRTITIEGVDRLDGYQHTALGDRIEAGSWACAALVTKGDVFVRGAQQKPMATFLNVFRRVGGGIEIREDGIRFFHPGTPLRAIALETDVHPGFMTDWQQPLVVALTQADGISILHETVYENRLGFTSALNDMGARIQVYRECLGGSSCRFGRSNYNHSAVVSGPHALHGADITVPDLRGGFSYLIAALGAEGTSTIRGIDLIDRGYESFREKLTALGAEYWEES; encoded by the coding sequence ATGAACTCGACGTTCCACGTGCGCGGAGGGCGCCCGCTCGACGGTGAGATCACCGTCCGCGGGGCCAAGAACCTGGTCTCCAAGGCGATGGTCGCCGCTCTGCTGGGGGAGTCCGCGAGCGTGCTCCGCTCGGTCCCGGACATCAGCGACGTCAGGATCGTGTCGAACCTCCTGTCGATCCACGGGGTGAAGGTCGAGCACGACGTCGCCGGCGGCACCCTGATGCTGGACCCCTCGAACGTCGAGCGGGCGCACGTCGCCGACATCGACGCGCATGCCGGCAGCTCGCGGATCCCGATCCTGTTCTGCGGGCCGCTGCTGCACCGGCTGGGCGAGGCGATCATCCCCGACCTCGGCGGCTGCCGCATCGGGGACCGCCCCATCAACTACCACCTCGACGTGCTGCGCAGCTTCGGCGCCGTGGTGGACAAGCGCGAGATGGGCATCTACATCACCGCGCCGAACGGCCTGCGCGGCACCAAGATCCATCTCGAGTACCCGAGCGTCGGCGCGACCGAGCAGGTGCTGCTCACCGCGGTCCGCGCGCAGGGCATCACCGAGCTGACCAACGCCGCGGTCGAGCCGGAGATCGAGGACCTCATCGCGGTGCTGCAGAAGATGGGCGCGATCATCTCGCTGCAGACCGACCGCACCATCACCATCGAGGGCGTGGACCGTCTCGACGGGTATCAGCACACCGCTCTCGGGGACCGGATCGAGGCGGGCTCCTGGGCCTGCGCGGCACTGGTCACCAAGGGCGATGTCTTCGTCCGCGGAGCCCAGCAGAAGCCGATGGCGACCTTCCTGAACGTCTTCCGACGGGTCGGCGGCGGCATCGAGATCCGCGAGGACGGCATCCGCTTCTTCCATCCGGGCACGCCCCTGCGCGCGATCGCGCTGGAGACCGACGTCCACCCGGGCTTCATGACCGACTGGCAGCAGCCGCTCGTGGTCGCGCTCACCCAGGCCGACGGCATCTCCATCCTCCACGAGACGGTGTACGAGAACCGCCTCGGCTTCACCAGCGCCCTGAACGACATGGGCGCCCGCATCCAGGTGTACCGCGAGTGCCTGGGCGGCTCGAGCTGCCGCTTCGGTCGCAGCAACTACAACCACTCCGCCGTGGTCTCGGGCCCTCACGCCCTGCACGGCGCCGACATCACCGTGCCGGACCTGCGGGGCGGGTTCTCCTATCTGATCGCCGCACTCGGCGCCGAGGGGACCTCGACCATCCGCGGCATCGACCTCATCGACCGCGGCTACGAGTCCTTCCGTGAGAAGCTCACCGCCCTCGGCGCCGAGTACTGGGAGGAGAGCTGA